A stretch of the Drosophila sulfurigaster albostrigata strain 15112-1811.04 chromosome 2L, ASM2355843v2, whole genome shotgun sequence genome encodes the following:
- the LOC133850674 gene encoding fatty acid synthase, with protein MPNKKKIQNKKATNEDAIVMDGDIVISGLSGKFPESSNIEEFKQNLLNGIDMVTGDPRRWEAGIYGLPERMAKMRDEDLEKFDDTFFSVHQKQAELMDPCMRMLLELTHEAIIDAGINPSELRGSRTGVYIGLSFVETEHEIPNMEPSSINGYCLTGCARAMFANRISYTFDFKGPSFIVDTACSSSLVALSHAYTDMRAGRCDYALVAGVNLILKPIFALQFLRLGIVSQDGACKTFDSAANGYARADTCAVVFLQRATNAKRIYASILNVRTNTDGFKEQGVTFPDGRMQQELLRETYGEIGLSPDQVVYVEAHGSGTPVGDDQEANMLSNFFCRPSRTAPLLIGSVKSNMGHAEPASGVSALAKMIIAMEEGVIPKNLHYRIPNPAVPALVEGRLKVVDRNLPWQGGIIGLNSFGFGGANAHVILKSHAKNKISITRTKTLKLVICSGRTESAVQQLLESAVKYRSDDEFLTLINDIHSQPIPLHPYRGFAIVSSSVASKMEIIPYEEEQRPIWFVYAGMGSQWASMAKDLMQWDLFQKSIQHCAEVLAPMDFDLIAVLTRSTESTFDNMLYSFVSIAAVQIALTDLLKALHIEPAGIIGHSAGELGAAYMDGCLTAEQTVLAAYWRGKSVLDTPGLPQGKMAAVGLSWDDIKQQLPPECYAVCHNSDDNCTVSGPVTAMDATIKRLQESGVFVRTVGSGGYAFHSRYIADAAPMLRKNLERLITEPKQRSQRWLSTSVPEHDWQTPACRTASAAYFINNLISPVLFNEAIRHIPKNAIIVEVAPHGLFRAILRSLGSRISYISLMQRGHANNMEFLLSQIGQLYAVGGQPQLLHMSLSSAINYPVSRGTPMLSSLIGWDHRQKWSYPKFKGGRQGTQQSIELDLSKEENTFLAGHTIDGRILFPATGYITLVWMMLAQQQDRDYQRTPVVFSDVVFHRATILGLSAASAVKLTINIFHGKGDFEVSEDTTLVASGKIQLIVSPLQQQLNLPDLPGSAGVIKLCTKDIYKELRLRGYDYSGLFQGIIDTDVQAVSGHLLWMDNWISFMDTMLQFRILSNDLRELHVPTSIERILIDPLKHFEIMKQHQQKPPVSWYRNISVIKSGGVEIHNVKTTQTQRRSGNQSLASLERYTFTPYKQATAPRGDQQRAKLIALTVAMQVIIENSGGASKIKGVEIVNARSNPETLIGPKLLDIIEREPIMIAEIIVATPDSNNESELRTVLQESGVRVITADLAVSTVERQCDFLYVLNLLSTTSMGDIHLQHLMESIKQENGFILLEENASIYKISGRERLQRLQMLPVLEHAYDNDRVVVLAKRFIAKDHFQCTVVHFTNDHFKWMADLKSLLTKTQADQHRIYLVAHGEPSTGALGFVNCLKREHPGKKIRLYMLLDSGLPPFSLTDPFYQDQLDKDLSINIHQNGNWGSYRHLPMEAHQPLLTVEQAYVNTLIKGDLSSLNWIESPRTINQIQNQSKWEPCTVYYAPLNFRDIMLASGKLGVDALPGDLAHQDCVLGLEFAGRDSHGQRIMAMVTAKSLATNCMANKNLLWNIPDNWTMEEASTVPCVYATVYYALVVRGQMKKGERILIHAGSGGVGQAAISVALHYGLTVFTTVGSKEKREFLLKRFPKLQARNIGNSRDTSFEQLIMNETSGEGVELVLNSLSDDKLQASVRCLGLNGRFLEIGKFDLSNNSPLGMSVFLKNTSFHGILLDSVMDGDEEIQKHIVSLVEKGIQNGAVLPLPITLFTDQEIEKAFRFMASGKHIGKVVVKIRNEEQQLSLPKPRLINAIPRTYMHPEKSYILVGGLGGFGLELTNWLVNRGARFIILNSHSGLKTGYQALMIKRWHERGVKVVIDTNDVCNDAGCRKLLESSNKIAMVGGIFNLAAILRDSMFDDQTMKNFEVVAAPKISITKHLDHYSRSMCPALEHFICFSSLTAGRGNPGQTNYGMANSAMERICEKRQVEGYPGTAIQWGAIGDTGLIIEHLGNNDTVIGGTLPQRMSSCLHTLDIFMQQPHPVLASMVLAEKRKAEASTRQSLIATIAKIMGLRDVNSIQDKTTLFDLGMDSLMSTEIKQTLERNYDLVLSAQEIRQLTFSALRHIDSSAAQEQLTATSTIADVNATNHSNATTIDDQSDETRNVFAKEVLPQNVLVRLHSMATKESSKPAVFFLAPIEGFTIAVEALAVSLSCPAYGLQCTEQVPLDSIEACAAYYLQQIQKIQPRGPYNIVGYSYGCLLAHAIGVALEQLKFNVKVIMLDGAPTMASGYVQEAKKQTDDLNRQQSMTLAYFGALLADVDYNQLLQILDGHKTWTLKLDKLADTLATYTQQSKDVIKKAACMFKQKLLLSESYKGVQEFNSDVVLIKSAENNAIMSQDDYGLKEICSAHIDMHVVEGTHRTFLKAVKTFQIVERVLHK; from the exons ATGCCAAACAAGAAGAaaatccaaaataaaaaagcaacaaatgagGACGCAATTGTAATGGACGGTGACATTGTTATTTCGGGACTTTCCGGTAAATTTCCGGAAAGCAGTAATATAGAAGAATTCAAGCAGAATCTGCTAAATGGCATCGACATGGTCACAGGCGATCCGCGTCGTTGGGAAGCAG GCATTTATGGTCTACCAGAGCGTATGGCTAAGATGCGGGACGAGGATCTTGAGAAATTCGATGACACATTTTTTAGTGTCCACCAAAAGCAGGCGGAACTTATGGATCCTTGCATGCGCATGCTGTTGGAGTTGACACATGAAGCTATTATAGATGCAGGCATCAATCCCTCTGAGTTACGAGGTAGTCGGACCGGTGTCTACATCGGACTGTCATTTGTAGAGACTGAACATGAAATTCCCAACATGGAGCCGAGCAGCATAAATGGATATTGCTTAACAGGCTGTGCCCGTGCCATGTTCGCCAATCGCATTTCCTACACCTTTGATTTCAAGGGTCCCAGCTTCATAGTTGACACCGCTTGTTCCAGCTCACTTGTGGCTCTCTCACATGCTTATACAGACATGCGAGCTGGCCGATGCGATTACGCTTTGGTCGCCGGTGTTAATCTTATTTTAAAGCCCATATTCGCTCTACAATTTTTGCGATTGGGTATTGTCAGCCAAGACGGTGCATGCAAGACATTTGATTCCGCGGCGAATGGATACGCCCGTGCCGACACCTGTGCCGTGGTCTTCTTGCAACGCGCTACAAACGCAAAACGTATATACGCATCAATTCTTAACGTGCGCACAAACACGGATGGGTTCAAGGAACAAGGCGTCACTTTTCCCGATGGTCGCATGCAGCAGGAGTTACTGCGCGAAACATACGGTGAAATTGGCCTTAGCCCTGATCAGGTAGTCTATGTTGAGGCTCATGGTAGTGGCACACCCGTGGGTGATGATCAAGAAGCGAATATGTTGAGCAACTTCTTCTGCCGTCCCTCGCGTACGGCTCCACTACTGATTGGATCCGTAAAATCAAATATGGGTCATGCAGAACCAGCGTCTGGGGTGAGTGCACTGGCTAAGATGATTATAGCCATGGAAGAGGGTGTTATTCCAAAGAATTTGCACTACCGCATACCAAATCCTGCCGTACCAGCTCTTGTTGAGGGTCGACTCAAGGTAGTAGATCGTAATCTCCCATGGCAGGGTGGCATTATTGGACTAAATTCCTTTGGATTTGGTGGTGCCAATGCACACGTTATTCTCAAGTCgcatgccaaaaacaaaatctctATCACAAGAACCAAGACATTAAAACTGGTCATCTGCTCCGGCCGTACGGAGTCAGCGGTCCAGCAGTTATTGGAATCGGCTGTCAAATATCGGAGCGATGACGAGTTCTTGACTCTAATCAATGACATTCATTCCCAGCCCATTCCATTACATCCTTATCGTGGTTTTGCCATCGTTAGCAGCTCAGTCGCTTCCAAAATGGAGATTATTCCGTATGAGGAGGAACAGCGCCCGATTTGGTTTGTATATGCTGGCATGGGAAGTCAGTGGGCTAGTATGGCCAAGGATCTCATGCAGTGGGATTTGTTTCAAAAGTCCATTCAACATTGTGCTGAAGTACTCGCTCCAATGGACTTTGACTTGATTGCAGTACTCACTAGGTCAACAGAATCCACTTTTGATAATATGCTTTACTCTTTCGTATCGATTGCTGCCGTTCAGATTGCATTGACGGATCTATTAAAGGCATTGCACATTGAGCCGGCTGGAATAATTGGACATTCCGCCGGTGAGCTGGGAGCAGCATACATGGACGGATGTCTAACAGCCGAACAAACTGTACTTGCAGCTTATTGGCGAGGAAAAAGCGTCCTTGACACACCAGGACTACCGCAGGGAAAGATGGCAGCCGTTGGGCTAAGTTGGGATGACATTAAACAACAATTACCACCGGAATGCTATGCTGTCTGCCACAATAGTGATGATAACTGTACTGTGTCTGGGCCAGTTACAGCTATGGATGCAACCATCAAGAGGTTACAGGAATCAGGCGTTTTTGTTCGAACTGTCGGTTCTGGGGGCTACGCTTTTCACAGCAGATATATCGCTGATGCGGCGCCAATGCTACGAAAAAATCTAGAACGCCTAATTACAGAACCTAAACAGCGTTCTCAACGTTGGCTAAGTACCAGTGTTCCAGAGCATGACTGGCAAACTCCCGCATGCCGCACGGCATCTGCAGCATATTTTATCAACAACTTAATATCACCGGTGCTCTTTAATGAAGCCATTCGGCATATTCCGAAAAATGCCATTATTGTTGAGGTTGCTCCCCATGGACTCTTCCGTGCTATTCTGCGCTCACTTGGATCGAGGATAAGTTATATCAGTCTCATGCAGCGCGGTCACGCCAACAATATGGAGTTCTTACTAAGTCAAATTGGTCAGTTATATGCGGTTGGTGGGCAGCCACAACTATTGCATATGTCGCTATCATCAGCAATCAATTATCCCGTCTCACGTGGTACGCCCATGCTGAGCTCATTAATTGGATGGGATCACCGGCAGAAGTGGAGCTATCCAAAGTTCAAGGGTGGCCGACAGGGCACCCAACAGAGTATCGAACTTGATCTAAGTAAGGAAGAGAATACATTTCTGGCAGGTCATACGATCGATGGACGCATCTTATTTCCGGCAACTGGTTACATAACACTCGTTTGGATGATGCTGGCTCAGCAGCAGGATAGAGATTATCAACGCACCCCGGTTGTTTTTAGTGATGTAGTCTTCCATCGTGCTACCATTCTGGGACTGAGTGCCGCTTCAGCAGTAAAGTTAACCATCAACATCTTCCACGGGAAAGGTGACTTTGAGGTCAGTGAGGATACAACCCTTGTTGCATCAGGAAAAATTCAGCTGATAGTTAGCccactgcaacaacagctcaATCTGCCAGACTTACCTGGTAGTGCCGGTGTGATTAAGCTCTGCACAAAGGATATCTATAAGGAGCTGCGCCTTCGTGGATACGATTACAGTGGACTCTTCCAAGGCATCATAGACACTGACGTTCAGGCGGTGTCCGGGCACCTTTTGTGGATGGATAACTGGATTAGCTTCATGGACACCATGCTGCAATTCCGTATACTCAGCAACGATTTAAGAGAACTACACGTACCCACGTCAATTGAGCGAATTCTCATCGATCCGCTCAAACATTTCGAGATAATGaaacaacatcagcaaaagCCGCCCGTCTCGTGGTATCGCAACATATCCGTGATCAAGAGTGGTGGCGTTGAGATACACAACGTAAagacaacacaaacacaacgtCGCTCCGGCAATCAAAGTCTAGCGAGCTTAGAGAGATACACCTTTACACCATACAAACAGGCAACAGCTCCTCGAGGGGATCAACAACGTGCCAAGCTTATAGCGTTGACTGTAGCGATGCAGGTGATAATTGAGAACAGCGGAGGTGCCTCCAAAATAAAGGGCGTCGAAATTGTCAACGCACGGAGTAATCCAGAGACACTCATTGGTCCCAAGCTTTTGGATATTATAGAGCGTGAACCAATAATGATTGCCGAAATAATTGTGGCAACACCAGATAGTAATAATGAATCAGAACTGCGTACGGTATTGCAGGAATCTGGAGTTCGCGTCATTACGGCGGATCTCGCTGTGTCGACAGTGGAGCGACAATGTGATTTTCTCTATGTTCTCAATTTATTGTCTACAACTTCAATGGGGGATATCcatttacaacatttaatgGAAAGCATTAAGCAGGAAAATGGCTTCATTCTGCTAGAAGAAAATgcaagtatttataaaatctcTGGACGGGAACGGTTACAACGCTTGCAGATGTTGCCAGTCCTAGAGCACGCATATGACAACGATCGTGTCGTGGTCCTTGCTAAAAGATTTATCGCTAAAGATCACTTTCAATGCACAGTTGTCCATTTTACAAATGATCATTTTAAGTGGATGGCCGATCTCAAGAGCTTGTTGACGAAAACCCAAGCAGATCAACATCGTATTTACTTAGTTGCTCATGGAGAACCCAGTACAGGAGCTCTAGGATTTGTAAACTGTCTAAAGCGTGAGCATCCTGGAAAAAAGATACGATTGTATATGCTCCTAGATTCGGGACTACCGCCGTTTTCACTTACAGATCCTTTTTATCAGGATCAGTTAGATAAGGATTTGTCGATAAACATTCATCAAAACGGAAATTGGGGTAGCTACCGTCACCTTCCCATGGAGGCTCATCAACCACTGCTAACTGTAGAGCAAGCCTATGTCAACACATTAATTAAAGGTGACCTTTCCTCACTTAATTGGATCGAAAGTCCGCGTACTATAAATCAAATCCAAAATCAAAGTAAATGGGAACCTTGCACAGTATATTACGCTCCTCTTAACTTTCGGGACATAATGTTGGCATCTGGAAAGTTAGGAGTCGATGCACTGCCAGGAGACTTGGCTCATCAGGATTGTGTCTTGGGACTAGAATTTGCAGGTCGTGACTCGCATGGCCAACGGATCATGGCCATGGTTACTGCCAAGTCCTTAGCTACAAATTGCATGGCCAACAAGAATCTTCTTTGGAACATACCGGACAATTGGACAATGGAAGAAGCTTCTACAGTGCCCTGTGTTTATGCTACCGTCTACTATGCTTTGGTAGTGCGTGGACAAATGAAGAAGGGCGAACGCATCCTTATTCATGCTGGATCTGGTGGTGTGGGTCAGGCTGCCATCTCCGTGGCCTTACATTATGGTCTGACGGTCTTTACCACAGTCGGCAGCAAAGAGAAGCGAGAATTTCTGCTGAAACGATTCCCCAAGCTGCAGGCACGGAATATTGGAAACTCGCGAGACACTTCCTTTGAACAGTTGATAATGAACGAAACTTCAGGTGAAGGTGTAGAGTTGGTCCTAAACTCACTGTCTGACGATAAACTACAAGCATCGGTGCGATGCTTGGGTTTAAATGGTCGTTTCTTGGAGATTGGAAAATTCGATCTGAGTAATAATAGTCCATTGGGTATGTCTGTGTTCTTAAAGAATACGTCATTCCATGGCATTTTGCTAGACAGTGTCATGGACGGTGATGAAGAAATTCAGAAGCATATTGTCTCGCTTGTGGAAAAGGGAATTCAGAACGGAGCTGTTTTACCTTTACCCATTACGCTATTCACCGATCAGGAGATTGAGAAGGCATTCCGTTTCATGGCATCGGGCAAACATATTGGCAAAGTTGTCGTTAAAATTCGCAACGAGGAGCAGCAACTTTCACTCCCCAAACCGCGACTAATCAACGCTATTCCTCGCACCTATATGCATCCCGAAAAAAGCTACATACTAGTCGGAGGATTAGGCGGCTTCGGCTTGGAGTTAACCAACTGGTTGGTAAATCGAGGGGCgcgttttattattttgaactCGCATTCTGGTTTGAAAACCGGATATCAAGCCCTCATGATTAAACGCTGGCATGAACGTGGTGTTAAAGTGGTTATAGATACAAATGATGTCTGCAATGATGCGGGATGTAGGAAACTGCTagagagcagcaacaaaatcgCGATGGTGGGGggtattttcaatttggctGCAATTCTTAGAGACTCAATGTTTGATGATCAAACCATGAAAAACTTTGAGGTAGTTGCAGCACCCAAAATATCGATAACCAAACACCTTGATCATTACTCACGCAGCATGTGTCCGGCTCTCGAGCACTTTATTTGTTTCTCAAGTTTGACAGCTGGTCGTGGAAATCCGGGTCAAACAAACTACGGCATGGCGAATTCAGCTATGGAGCGTATTTGTGAGAAGCGTCAGGTGGAGGGTTATCCAGGTACAGCCATACAATGGGGAGCGATTGGTGATACAGGGCTTATTATTGAGCACTTGGGCAATAACGATACTGTCATTGGGGGAACCTTACCCCAACGAATGAGCAGCTGCCTCCACACCTTAGATATCTTTATGCAACAACCACATCCTGTGCTGGCATCCATGGTGCTAGCCGAAAAACGTAAAGCGGAAGCATCAACCCGTCAAAGTCTCATCGCAACAATCGCCAAAATAATGGGTTTGCGCGATGTGAATAGTATTCAGGACAAGACGACACTCTTTGACTTGGGCATGGATTCGTTAATGAGCACAGAGATAAAGCAAACACTCGAGCGAAACTACGACTTGGTTCTGTCAGCTCAGGAAATCCGTCAGTTGACATTCAGTGCCTTGAGACACATCGATTCATCTGCGGCACAAGAACAACTTACAGCCACATCGACAATTGCAGATGTGAATGCTACTAATCATTCCAATGCGACGACCATTGACGACCAAAGTGATGAAACCCGCAACGTATTCGCCAAGGAAGTATTACCCCAGAACGTACTTGTGCGTCTGCATTCCATGGCGACGAAAGAGTCTAGTAAACCAGCCGTATTTTTCCTTGCACCTATCGAGGGCTTCACAATAGCGGTTGAGGCACTTGCTGTTTCGCTTAGCTGTCCAGCCTATGGACTCCAGTGCACAGAACAGGTGCCTTTGGACTCGATAGAAGCTTGTGCCGCGTATTACTTGCAACAAATCCAGAAAATACAACCAAGAGGCCCTTATAACATTGTGGGCTACTCTTATGGTTGTCTCCTGGCCCATGCAATTGGTGTGGCTTTGGAACAGCTAAAATTTAACGTGAAAGTCATTATGTTAGACGGAGCCCCCACTATGGCGAGTGGATATGTTCAAGAGGCCAAGAAGCAGACTGATGATTTAAATAGACAGCAATCCATGACACTAGCTTACTTTGGAGCACTACTTGCCGATGTCGACTACAATCAG CTTCTTCAGATCCTTGACGGACACAAGACGTGGACCTTGAAGTTAGATAAACTAGCGGATACCTTAGCAACATACACTCAACAATCAAAAGATGTG ATCAAAAAAGCTGCTTGTATGTTCAAGCAGAAACTTCTGTTATCGGAGAGCTACAAGGGAGTGCAGGAATTTAACAGCGATGTGGTACTTATTAAATCGGCGGAAAATAATGCTATAATGTCGCAAGATGACTATGGTCTTAAAGAG ATTTGCAGTGCACATATTGATATGCATGTGGTAGAAGGAACACACCGAACCTTCCTAAAGGCGGTCAAAACATTCCAGATCGTCGAGAGAGTTTTACACAAATAG